A portion of the Streptomyces coeruleoprunus genome contains these proteins:
- a CDS encoding DegT/DnrJ/EryC1/StrS family aminotransferase, translated as MVSRLAVKGGDAIRTRPWPAWPQPAPGVPGAVAEVLGSGRWSISGPYRGADSYERRFARAFAAYHDVPHCVPAASGTASLMLALEACGVGAGDEVIVPGLSWVASGSTVLGVNAVPVFCDVDPATLCLDPDAVEALITERTRAIVVVHLYSAVADMDALRRIAERHGLPLVEDCAQAHGAAYRGVKVGALATAGTFSMQHSKVLTSGEGGAVITRDADFARRVEHLRADGRCLTTTPPAPGAMELVETGELMGSNRCLSEFQAAILTEQLTTLDEQNERRRANALLLDRHLGELGLRPQATSEGTTSRTYYTYAVRLPDGELEHTAIGEITGALSAELGFSVLPSYAPIPANKLYAPHTRRRYTVSLAHEERIDPKRFSLPVCEDTARRTVTLHHAALLGDADDMGDIAAAFAKVLRHGAELAH; from the coding sequence ATGGTTTCCCGGTTGGCAGTGAAGGGCGGCGACGCCATACGCACACGTCCCTGGCCCGCCTGGCCGCAGCCCGCGCCCGGTGTGCCCGGCGCGGTCGCGGAGGTCCTCGGCTCGGGCCGGTGGTCGATCAGCGGCCCGTACCGCGGCGCGGACTCCTACGAGCGCCGCTTCGCCCGCGCGTTCGCCGCCTACCACGACGTACCGCACTGCGTGCCCGCCGCGAGCGGCACCGCGAGCCTGATGCTGGCCCTGGAGGCCTGCGGCGTCGGCGCCGGCGACGAGGTGATCGTCCCGGGCCTGTCGTGGGTCGCCTCCGGCTCCACCGTCCTGGGCGTCAACGCCGTCCCCGTCTTCTGCGACGTCGACCCCGCGACGCTGTGCCTCGACCCCGACGCGGTCGAGGCCCTCATCACCGAGCGCACCCGGGCCATCGTGGTCGTCCACCTCTACTCGGCCGTCGCCGACATGGACGCGCTCCGCCGGATCGCCGAGCGCCACGGACTGCCGCTCGTCGAGGACTGCGCCCAGGCCCACGGTGCGGCCTACCGGGGCGTCAAGGTGGGCGCGCTGGCCACCGCCGGCACCTTCAGCATGCAGCACAGCAAGGTGCTCACCAGCGGCGAGGGCGGCGCGGTCATCACCCGCGACGCCGACTTCGCCCGGCGCGTCGAGCACCTGCGGGCCGACGGCCGCTGCCTGACCACCACCCCGCCCGCACCCGGCGCCATGGAACTCGTCGAGACCGGCGAGCTGATGGGCAGCAACCGGTGCCTCTCCGAGTTCCAGGCCGCCATCCTCACCGAGCAGCTCACCACCCTCGACGAGCAGAACGAGCGGCGCCGCGCGAACGCCCTGCTCCTCGACCGGCACCTCGGCGAACTCGGCCTGCGCCCGCAGGCCACGTCCGAGGGCACCACCTCGCGCACCTACTACACGTACGCGGTCCGCCTCCCCGACGGCGAGCTGGAGCACACCGCCATCGGCGAGATCACCGGCGCGCTCAGCGCCGAACTGGGCTTCTCGGTCCTGCCCTCGTACGCCCCGATCCCGGCCAACAAGCTGTACGCGCCGCACACCCGCCGGCGCTACACCGTGAGCCTGGCGCACGAGGAGCGCATCGACCCCAAGCGGTTCTCGCTGCCGGTGTGCGAGGACACCGCCCGGCGGACCGTGACCCTGCACCACGCCGCCCTGCTGGGCGACGCAGACGACATGGGCGACATCGCCGCGGCCTTCGCCAAGGTCCTGCGGCACGGCGCCGAACTGGCCCATTGA
- a CDS encoding zinc-dependent alcohol dehydrogenase produces the protein MKALLFEAPERALLIHREVPDPAPGEALVRIAYNSVCGSDLSFYKGVWHGFTYPVVPGHEWSGTVVDVNGPQGAELIGTNVVGDLTCSCGTCAHCAAGTPTLCEDLQELGFTRDGACAEYMTIPVANLKRLPDTLPLRAACQVEPLAVALNAVDRLNVTAGEKVAVMGAGGIGLLLAQAVRLRGGTVTAVAEPVPERRAAALAMGVPAAVPGQPGDLVEFLRKNPGAVPDVVLEASGYPTAVQEAVEAVRPGGRVGLVGYRIEESAAMAPHHIVLKVLTIQASMGPGTRFDEAIGVLASGAVDVDALLSHEFALDDHAKALDVALRRADGNTRSYFNLRA, from the coding sequence ATGAAGGCTCTGCTGTTCGAGGCCCCCGAGCGGGCCCTGCTCATCCACCGGGAGGTACCGGATCCGGCCCCCGGCGAGGCGCTGGTCCGGATCGCCTACAACTCCGTCTGCGGCAGCGACCTCTCCTTCTACAAGGGGGTCTGGCACGGCTTCACCTACCCCGTGGTGCCCGGCCACGAGTGGAGCGGCACCGTCGTGGACGTCAACGGCCCGCAGGGGGCCGAACTGATCGGCACCAACGTGGTGGGCGATCTGACCTGCTCGTGCGGGACCTGCGCGCACTGCGCGGCCGGCACACCCACGCTCTGCGAGGACCTCCAGGAGCTGGGCTTCACCCGGGACGGCGCCTGCGCCGAGTACATGACCATCCCGGTCGCCAACCTCAAACGGCTCCCGGACACGCTCCCGCTGCGCGCCGCCTGCCAGGTCGAGCCGCTCGCGGTGGCACTCAACGCCGTGGACCGGCTGAACGTCACGGCCGGCGAGAAGGTGGCCGTCATGGGCGCCGGCGGCATCGGGCTGCTGCTCGCCCAGGCCGTGCGGCTGCGCGGCGGCACCGTCACCGCGGTCGCCGAGCCGGTGCCCGAGCGGCGGGCCGCGGCCCTCGCCATGGGCGTCCCGGCGGCGGTGCCCGGACAGCCGGGCGACCTCGTGGAGTTCCTCCGCAAGAACCCGGGGGCCGTGCCCGACGTCGTCCTGGAGGCCTCCGGCTACCCGACCGCCGTGCAGGAGGCCGTCGAGGCCGTCCGCCCCGGCGGACGCGTCGGCCTGGTCGGCTACCGCATCGAGGAGTCGGCCGCGATGGCGCCGCACCACATCGTGCTGAAGGTCCTCACCATCCAGGCGTCCATGGGCCCCGGCACCCGCTTCGACGAGGCCATCGGCGTCCTGGCGTCCGGCGCCGTCGACGTCGACGCGCTGCTCAGCCACGAGTTCGCGCTGGACGACCACGCCAAGGCACTCGACGTCGCCCTGCGCCGCGCCGACGGCAACACCCGCTCGTACTTCAACCTCCGGGCCTGA
- a CDS encoding MAB_1171c family putative transporter, whose product MSCDLPGAWGLALDATGLCLLWGAVLLRALPALRHPHQRGLWLAVASAAVAMTLHLEPVCQYVTQLTGSARSVAIAKNQAGVVSAGAVLHFAAYATSGRRHTGTIVLTTAAMMAALLALAGLGAVPPGSHGPPFTLARAPSAAYWLLLVTLHVVANAACVRVCWAYGRRGPHRSLNLGLMLFGWGTALAGLFWIGTLVLLVVDSRPGTTLCLLLSGHAVLRAAALLVPTMLELRRALGHAHTIWRIWPLWRHLVDAVPHVALSVSRSRLLAFLQPQVSWRLIAYRKVIEIRDAILALGHYADPAVSDDARAHVRRCGVPAERTDAFVTACLLTRARAAKLGGARPDPTREVVTAGRHTTDLATETRFLLQLAEAYTSPCVREFAADAETARASAGGPR is encoded by the coding sequence ATGAGCTGTGACTTACCCGGAGCATGGGGCCTCGCCCTGGACGCCACCGGCCTCTGCCTGCTCTGGGGGGCCGTCCTGCTGCGGGCCCTCCCGGCACTGCGCCACCCGCACCAGCGCGGACTGTGGCTCGCCGTCGCGTCCGCCGCCGTCGCGATGACCCTGCACCTGGAGCCCGTCTGCCAGTACGTCACCCAGCTGACCGGCTCCGCCCGGTCCGTCGCCATCGCCAAGAACCAGGCCGGCGTGGTGTCGGCCGGCGCCGTCCTGCACTTCGCCGCCTACGCCACCAGCGGCCGCCGCCACACCGGCACCATCGTCCTGACCACCGCCGCCATGATGGCCGCGCTCCTCGCGCTGGCCGGGCTCGGCGCCGTACCCCCGGGGAGCCACGGGCCGCCGTTCACGCTCGCCCGCGCCCCCTCCGCCGCCTACTGGCTCCTCCTCGTCACCCTCCACGTCGTGGCCAACGCCGCCTGCGTCCGGGTCTGCTGGGCCTACGGCCGGCGCGGCCCCCACCGGTCCCTCAACCTCGGCCTCATGCTCTTCGGCTGGGGCACCGCCCTGGCCGGCCTGTTCTGGATCGGCACCCTCGTCCTCCTCGTCGTCGACTCCCGCCCCGGCACCACGCTCTGCCTCCTGCTGAGCGGGCACGCCGTGCTGCGCGCCGCCGCGCTCCTCGTGCCCACGATGCTCGAACTGCGCCGCGCGCTCGGCCACGCGCACACCATCTGGCGCATCTGGCCGCTGTGGCGGCACCTCGTGGACGCCGTGCCCCACGTCGCCCTGTCCGTGTCCCGCTCCCGCCTCCTGGCGTTCCTCCAGCCGCAGGTCTCCTGGCGCCTGATCGCCTACCGGAAGGTCATCGAGATACGCGACGCCATCCTCGCCCTCGGCCACTACGCGGATCCGGCCGTTTCCGATGACGCCCGCGCCCATGTGCGCCGCTGCGGCGTCCCCGCCGAGCGCACCGACGCGTTCGTGACCGCGTGCCTCCTGACCAGGGCCCGCGCCGCCAAGCTCGGCGGCGCCCGCCCCGATCCGACCCGCGAGGTCGTCACCGCCGGCCGGCACACCACGGACCTCGCCACCGAGACCCGCTTCCTGCTGCAGCTCGCCGAGGCGTACACCTCCCCGTGCGTACGGGAGTTCGCCGCCGACGCGGAAACGGCACGCGCCTCCGCGGGAGGCCCCCGGTGA
- a CDS encoding APH(3')-V family aminoglycoside O-phosphotransferase has protein sequence MPTMDSTLRRKYPHHEWTAVNEGDSGAFVYHLTGHQPELYAKVAPRTPENAAFDLAGEADRLEWLARHGIPVPRIVERGGDDTSAWLVTEAVPGVSAAEEWPEHQRLAVVEAMADLARALHDLPVDACPFDRGLTVTVAEARHNVREGLVDLDDLQEEREGWSGERLLAELDRTRPEKEDTVVCHGDLCPNNVLLDPETCRVTGVIDVGRLGRADRHADLALAARELEIDEDPWFGPEYAERFLERYGAQHVDKDKMAFYQLLDEFF, from the coding sequence ATGCCGACCATGGACAGCACGTTGCGCCGGAAATACCCGCACCACGAATGGACCGCCGTGAACGAAGGAGATTCGGGCGCCTTCGTTTATCACCTCACCGGACACCAGCCCGAGCTTTATGCGAAAGTCGCCCCGCGCACCCCGGAAAACGCCGCCTTCGACCTCGCGGGCGAGGCCGACCGGCTGGAATGGCTGGCCCGCCACGGCATTCCCGTCCCCCGCATCGTCGAGCGCGGCGGGGACGACACCTCCGCCTGGCTCGTCACCGAGGCCGTCCCGGGCGTCTCGGCCGCCGAGGAGTGGCCGGAGCACCAGCGCCTCGCCGTCGTCGAGGCCATGGCGGACCTCGCCCGCGCCCTGCACGACCTGCCCGTCGACGCGTGCCCCTTCGACCGCGGCCTCACCGTGACCGTGGCGGAGGCCCGGCACAACGTGCGCGAGGGACTCGTCGACCTCGACGACCTCCAGGAGGAGCGCGAGGGCTGGTCCGGCGAACGGCTCCTCGCCGAACTCGACCGCACCCGGCCCGAGAAGGAGGACACGGTCGTCTGCCACGGGGACCTCTGCCCGAACAACGTGCTGCTCGACCCGGAGACCTGCCGGGTCACCGGAGTGATCGACGTGGGCCGCCTCGGCCGCGCCGACCGCCACGCCGACCTCGCCCTCGCCGCCCGCGAGCTGGAGATCGACGAGGACCCCTGGTTCGGCCCGGAGTACGCCGAGCGGTTCCTCGAACGGTACGGGGCGCAGCACGTCGACAAGGACAAGATGGCCTTCTACCAGCTGCTCGACGAGTTCTTCTAG
- a CDS encoding AfsR/SARP family transcriptional regulator, whose protein sequence is MLEVRLLGPAEVWDGDRRIPLNGAKPTAILAALVIHPGEVLSTDRLVDLVWEEQAPVTARALVASHVSALRRALAAADGGATAIGTRSPGYVAELPRDLIDAHRFERALARGRRAASEGRPAEAVDVLRDAMTLWRGQEALEGLGQAFARIEAARLAELRRTALEARFAAELTLGCRAEIVAELYAHVAADPLRERPRGQLMTALFRTGRVPDALRVYQEGRDLLRSELGIDPGPELRALHQALLTGDTSVLGTPVESAPVNTAPPSGSRPAHRSGQSPPLHPATTPAPRPAGPSGPPSAGTVPRQTARGAPDPDAARHPMPCHLPPDVADFVGRDKEIAWATALLGSVADPARTAAPLGVISGRSGVGKTALAVHIGHRLSALFPDGQLFLDLRASDATPVGTADALARLLRALGVDPDTLTGGPEDLLGLYRSHIARRRILLVLDNAVGEAPLRPLLPPGPGSAVLITSRRRLVALEGAAHLDLTAPAEHEAVALLTKVAGPERAGAEPHQTAEIVALCGRLPLAVRIAGARLAARPHWTPARLAARLRDAHRRLDELQAGDLELRASLQMGYAELGERQRRALRRLALLELPDFAAWVAAPLLDVPPDDAEEAVESLVDCHFVDLVGVDETGQTRYRIHDLAREHARERCLSDETPEEREAAVLRLVDRWLALARTAAARGPGGASRLLPEDRGSGAAAEPDPFPEEELLRRPAAWFAAEQPCLVAAVSHCADHGLPRAARELAAVLIASSAALYNRFDAWSRSHTVALAAVRRSGDAEGEAWLLHGLGQLRLEQDRFEDAHAYFKDALRLFDDTGVARGRAAALAGMGNARREQGRFTEALELLEATLTLYGATGTPTGEGTGTGADRAAVAHLHYGIGAVHRDRGRYDAAWEALTRALELYRAAGDRQGEGLTLRSLALCHRAQGRLPEAERLLRDALRIFDETEDAFGTMYANQSLAKVQLRQGLLGEARERLEPCLEVTREARDVFGEALVLRSLGEVRLAEADWDGAAEVLREALALWDRLGLPLWRARTVRDLGTAAAGRGDDVAARDARTEALETFRALGSREAEEMTGETTGETTPPG, encoded by the coding sequence ATGCTAGAAGTGCGCCTGCTCGGCCCTGCCGAGGTGTGGGACGGGGACCGCCGGATCCCCTTGAACGGAGCGAAACCGACCGCGATCCTCGCGGCACTCGTCATTCATCCGGGGGAGGTGCTCTCCACCGACCGCCTCGTGGACCTGGTCTGGGAGGAACAGGCACCCGTCACCGCCAGGGCGCTCGTCGCCTCCCACGTGTCCGCGCTGCGCCGGGCGCTCGCGGCGGCCGACGGGGGCGCCACCGCGATCGGCACGCGCTCGCCCGGATACGTCGCGGAGCTGCCGCGCGACCTCATCGACGCCCACCGCTTCGAGCGGGCCCTCGCCCGAGGCAGACGCGCGGCCTCCGAGGGGCGCCCCGCCGAGGCCGTGGACGTCCTGCGCGACGCGATGACCCTGTGGCGCGGGCAGGAGGCGCTGGAAGGGCTCGGCCAGGCCTTCGCCAGGATCGAGGCGGCGCGCCTGGCCGAACTGCGTCGCACCGCGCTGGAGGCCCGGTTCGCCGCCGAGCTGACGCTCGGCTGCCGCGCCGAGATCGTCGCCGAGCTGTACGCGCACGTCGCGGCCGACCCGCTGCGGGAGCGGCCGCGCGGCCAGCTGATGACCGCCCTCTTCCGCACCGGCCGGGTGCCCGACGCCCTGCGCGTCTACCAGGAGGGCCGCGACCTGCTCCGGTCCGAACTGGGCATCGACCCGGGCCCCGAGCTGCGCGCCCTCCACCAGGCCCTGTTGACCGGGGACACCTCCGTGCTGGGCACCCCGGTGGAGTCCGCCCCCGTGAACACGGCCCCGCCGAGCGGGTCCCGGCCGGCCCACCGGTCCGGGCAGAGCCCGCCCCTCCACCCGGCCACCACCCCCGCACCCCGTCCGGCAGGCCCCTCCGGCCCGCCGTCCGCGGGAACGGTGCCGCGCCAGACCGCCCGCGGCGCACCGGACCCCGACGCCGCCCGGCACCCCATGCCGTGCCACCTCCCGCCCGACGTCGCCGACTTCGTCGGCCGGGACAAGGAGATCGCCTGGGCGACCGCCCTGCTCGGCAGCGTCGCCGACCCGGCGCGCACCGCCGCGCCCCTCGGCGTGATCTCGGGGCGCTCGGGCGTGGGCAAGACCGCGCTCGCCGTCCACATCGGCCACCGCCTCTCCGCGCTCTTCCCCGACGGGCAGCTGTTCCTGGACCTGCGGGCCTCGGACGCCACGCCCGTCGGTACGGCCGACGCCCTCGCCCGGCTGCTGCGGGCCCTCGGCGTCGACCCCGACACCCTCACCGGCGGACCGGAGGACCTGCTCGGGCTCTACCGCAGCCACATCGCCCGCCGGCGGATACTGCTCGTCCTCGACAACGCCGTCGGCGAGGCCCCGCTGCGGCCCCTCCTCCCGCCCGGGCCCGGCTCGGCCGTCCTGATCACCAGCCGCAGGCGGCTCGTCGCCCTCGAAGGAGCCGCCCACCTGGACCTCACCGCCCCCGCCGAGCACGAGGCGGTCGCCCTGCTGACGAAGGTCGCCGGACCGGAGCGGGCCGGCGCCGAACCCCACCAGACCGCCGAGATCGTCGCCCTGTGCGGCCGGCTGCCGCTGGCCGTACGGATCGCCGGGGCCCGGCTCGCCGCACGCCCGCACTGGACCCCCGCCCGCCTCGCCGCCCGCCTCCGCGACGCCCACCGCCGCCTCGACGAACTCCAGGCCGGCGACCTGGAGCTGCGCGCCAGCCTGCAGATGGGGTACGCGGAGCTGGGCGAGCGGCAGCGGCGCGCACTGCGCAGACTGGCCCTGCTCGAACTGCCCGACTTCGCCGCCTGGGTGGCCGCGCCGCTGCTCGACGTCCCGCCCGACGACGCCGAGGAGGCCGTCGAATCCCTCGTGGACTGCCACTTCGTGGACCTCGTCGGGGTCGACGAGACCGGCCAGACCCGCTATCGCATCCACGACCTGGCGCGGGAGCACGCCCGGGAGCGCTGTCTTTCGGACGAGACTCCCGAGGAACGCGAGGCCGCCGTGCTGCGGCTCGTGGACCGGTGGCTGGCGCTGGCGAGGACCGCGGCGGCGCGCGGCCCCGGCGGGGCGTCCCGCCTGCTCCCCGAGGACCGCGGGTCGGGCGCCGCGGCCGAGCCCGACCCGTTCCCGGAGGAGGAGCTGCTGCGCAGGCCCGCCGCCTGGTTCGCGGCCGAGCAGCCCTGCCTGGTCGCCGCCGTGAGCCACTGCGCCGACCACGGCCTGCCCAGGGCGGCACGGGAACTGGCCGCCGTCCTGATAGCGAGTTCGGCCGCCCTCTACAACCGGTTCGACGCCTGGTCCCGTTCCCACACCGTCGCGCTGGCCGCCGTACGGCGCAGCGGTGACGCCGAGGGCGAGGCCTGGCTCCTCCACGGCCTCGGCCAGCTCCGCCTGGAGCAGGACCGCTTCGAGGACGCCCACGCCTACTTCAAGGACGCCCTGCGCCTGTTCGACGACACCGGCGTGGCGCGCGGCCGGGCCGCCGCCCTCGCCGGCATGGGCAACGCACGCCGCGAACAGGGCCGCTTCACCGAGGCGCTGGAGCTGCTGGAGGCCACCCTCACGCTGTACGGCGCGACCGGGACACCCACCGGCGAGGGCACCGGCACCGGCGCCGACCGCGCGGCCGTGGCGCACCTGCACTACGGCATCGGCGCCGTACACCGCGACCGCGGCCGGTACGACGCGGCGTGGGAGGCGCTGACCAGGGCGCTGGAGCTGTACCGGGCGGCGGGGGACCGGCAGGGCGAGGGCCTGACCCTCCGCTCGCTCGCCCTGTGCCACCGCGCCCAGGGGCGGCTCCCGGAGGCCGAACGGCTCCTGCGCGATGCCCTGCGCATCTTCGACGAGACCGAGGACGCGTTCGGCACGATGTACGCGAACCAGTCCCTGGCCAAGGTGCAGTTGCGCCAGGGCCTGCTCGGCGAGGCACGGGAACGCCTCGAACCGTGCCTGGAGGTCACCCGGGAGGCCCGCGACGTGTTCGGCGAGGCGCTGGTTTTGCGCTCGCTGGGCGAGGTGCGGCTCGCCGAGGCGGACTGGGACGGGGCGGCGGAGGTCCTGCGCGAGGCCCTCGCCCTGTGGGACCGGCTCGGGCTGCCGCTGTGGCGGGCCCGTACGGTACGGGACCTGGGCACCGCGGCGGCCGGACGCGGCGACGACGTCGCGGCCCGCGACGCCCGGACCGAGGCGCTGGAGACGTTCCGCGCGCTCGGCAGCCGCGAGGCGGAGGAGATGACAGGAGAGACGACGGGGGAGACGACGCCGCCCGGCTGA
- a CDS encoding M15 family metallopeptidase, translating into MTEIILLSDRRVAETGVADTGEDLVDLRRTGGLLVDARQADDDGSYAHVRADVARRLLLAQRHLPAGIRLLVVEGFRPPALQQRYFEEYAAVMRAAHPDATPARIRELTSAYISPPEVAPHVSGGAVDLTLCTGDGVELPLGTEVNATPEESAGGCRTAAANITDEARTHRELMGRAMTAAGFVNYPTEWWHWSYGDRYWALLGGRPAARYGPAALPSGDRS; encoded by the coding sequence GTGACAGAGATCATCCTGCTCTCGGACCGGAGGGTCGCCGAGACCGGCGTGGCCGACACGGGTGAGGACCTGGTCGACCTGCGGCGGACCGGAGGGCTCCTCGTCGACGCGCGGCAGGCCGACGACGACGGCTCGTACGCCCACGTACGCGCCGACGTGGCACGCCGGCTGCTCCTCGCCCAGCGGCACCTGCCCGCCGGGATCCGCCTGCTGGTGGTGGAGGGCTTCCGCCCGCCCGCCCTCCAGCAGCGGTACTTCGAGGAGTACGCCGCCGTCATGCGGGCCGCCCACCCGGACGCGACCCCCGCCCGGATACGGGAACTGACCAGTGCCTACATCTCCCCGCCGGAAGTCGCCCCGCACGTCAGCGGCGGCGCCGTGGACCTGACCCTGTGCACCGGGGACGGCGTCGAACTGCCGCTCGGCACGGAGGTCAACGCCACCCCGGAGGAGAGCGCCGGCGGCTGCCGCACCGCGGCCGCCAACATCACCGATGAGGCCCGCACCCACCGGGAGCTGATGGGCCGGGCGATGACCGCCGCCGGGTTCGTCAACTACCCCACCGAGTGGTGGCACTGGTCCTACGGGGACCGCTACTGGGCCCTGCTCGGCGGCCGGCCGGCCGCCCGCTACGGGCCCGCCGCACTCCCGTCCGGCGACCGCTCCTGA
- a CDS encoding RNA polymerase sigma factor, whose product MTTGGTHVHIIRTTESHTHVQTHTHTHTHAQHQDHAHGMTPAEFDAAFTAAMPRLRRRLLALTGNPHDADDLLQETYLRLSRRARSHTLAHQRHPYAYTCAAAMNLLRDSWLHPSRRERCTDRLPEESWDGGLASREAEAAAIDLLRGLSPKEAAAVILVDLEGLTHDGAAERLGAHRGTVQRNRMRGHAKIRAALGSYGTAPGPVPSTKSDGGADPMPASVPRTAAA is encoded by the coding sequence ATGACCACCGGGGGAACGCACGTGCACATCATCCGCACCACCGAAAGCCACACCCACGTCCAGACCCACACCCACACCCACACCCACGCGCAGCACCAGGACCACGCCCACGGCATGACACCCGCCGAGTTCGACGCGGCGTTCACGGCCGCGATGCCCCGGCTCCGCCGCCGCCTGCTGGCCCTCACCGGCAACCCGCACGACGCGGACGACCTGCTCCAGGAGACGTATCTGCGCCTCTCGCGCCGTGCCCGCTCCCACACGCTCGCCCACCAGCGGCACCCGTACGCGTACACCTGCGCGGCCGCGATGAACCTGCTGCGCGACTCCTGGCTGCACCCCTCGCGCCGGGAGCGGTGCACCGACCGGCTGCCCGAGGAGAGCTGGGACGGCGGGCTCGCCTCGCGCGAGGCGGAGGCCGCCGCGATCGACCTCCTGCGCGGCCTGTCGCCGAAGGAGGCGGCGGCCGTCATCCTCGTCGACCTCGAAGGCCTCACCCACGACGGCGCGGCCGAACGCCTCGGCGCGCACCGGGGAACCGTGCAGCGCAACCGCATGCGCGGCCACGCCAAGATCCGGGCCGCCCTCGGCTCATACGGGACGGCACCGGGACCCGTCCCCTCCACGAAGAGCGACGGCGGTGCGGACCCCATGCCCGCCTCCGTCCCCCGCACCGCGGCGGCCTGA
- a CDS encoding C40 family peptidase encodes MRWKNRTLASAAGGLLLATALSTAGAPAATAAPRAAGAAPAAAAADCRPLAAAPAQAQAVVNAACSQIGVPYSWGGGSIHGPTYGQDYPGGGPGAHDSKVKGFDCSHLVQYAAWQGAGILLPEGSWNQAQWSGATARFTRAQGLAPLQPGDLLLWASDPGNLKSVHHIAIYLGNGKMVEARESGTLVMVSDVRLNAQYAGALRVTGGERPPANSKRFVTWGTGVALRPEPNTKKPPVTRLSGPTAVDVLCQAHGEMVEAEGYRNDVWSYLPAYKAWISNIYIDDKAAWLPGVPAC; translated from the coding sequence ATGCGTTGGAAGAACCGCACGCTGGCCTCGGCGGCCGGAGGACTGCTCCTGGCCACTGCCCTGAGCACCGCCGGAGCCCCGGCAGCCACCGCCGCTCCGCGGGCCGCCGGAGCGGCGCCCGCGGCGGCGGCCGCCGACTGCCGTCCGCTGGCCGCCGCGCCCGCGCAGGCCCAGGCCGTCGTCAACGCCGCCTGCTCGCAGATCGGCGTGCCGTACTCCTGGGGCGGCGGCTCCATCCACGGCCCGACGTACGGCCAGGACTATCCGGGCGGCGGCCCCGGTGCGCACGACAGCAAGGTGAAGGGCTTCGACTGCTCGCACCTCGTCCAGTACGCGGCCTGGCAGGGCGCCGGCATCCTCCTGCCGGAGGGCTCCTGGAACCAGGCCCAGTGGAGCGGCGCCACCGCGCGCTTCACCCGCGCCCAGGGCCTCGCCCCGCTCCAGCCCGGCGACCTGCTCCTGTGGGCGTCCGACCCCGGCAACCTCAAGTCCGTGCACCACATCGCCATCTACCTCGGCAACGGCAAGATGGTCGAGGCCCGGGAGTCCGGAACGCTCGTGATGGTCAGCGACGTACGGCTCAACGCCCAGTACGCGGGAGCGCTGCGCGTCACCGGCGGCGAACGGCCGCCGGCGAACTCCAAGCGCTTCGTGACCTGGGGCACCGGAGTGGCCCTGCGGCCCGAGCCGAACACCAAGAAGCCGCCCGTGACCCGGCTTTCCGGCCCCACGGCCGTGGACGTGCTGTGCCAGGCACACGGCGAGATGGTCGAGGCCGAGGGCTACCGCAACGACGTCTGGTCCTACCTGCCGGCGTACAAGGCGTGGATCTCCAACATCTACATCGACGACAAGGCGGCCTGGCTGCCCGGCGTCCCCGCGTGCTGA
- a CDS encoding M23 family metallopeptidase: protein MPLNHRTSVRVLAATATAAALIPLTAVTAQAAPAEAAPAKAAAYTASCPAAGRVTQGYHSGHDGVDIANTRGTPIYSTGPGTVIASGPASGYGQWIRIRHDDGTVTEYGHMYERLVRVNDRVNGGTHIARMGSEGQSTGPHLHFEAHSSTSSTRGMDPVAYLRARGVGLPCTPGGGGTPGTNFTTWGTGVRVRADVRLNAAVVRTLSGPTPVYVDCQKRGDLVNAEGYSNDAWAHIPAFGGYVSNIYIDHKDAWLPGVPTCP from the coding sequence ATGCCACTGAACCACCGCACGTCCGTCCGCGTACTGGCGGCGACCGCCACCGCGGCCGCGCTGATCCCGCTCACCGCGGTCACCGCGCAGGCCGCGCCCGCCGAGGCCGCGCCCGCCAAGGCCGCCGCGTACACCGCCTCCTGCCCCGCGGCCGGCCGCGTCACGCAGGGCTACCACTCCGGCCACGACGGCGTCGACATCGCCAACACCCGCGGCACGCCGATCTACTCCACCGGCCCCGGCACCGTCATCGCCTCCGGCCCCGCCAGCGGCTACGGCCAGTGGATCCGCATCCGCCACGACGACGGCACGGTCACCGAGTACGGCCACATGTACGAGCGCCTGGTCCGCGTCAACGACCGGGTGAACGGCGGCACCCACATCGCCCGCATGGGCTCCGAGGGCCAGTCCACCGGACCCCACCTCCACTTCGAGGCGCACAGCTCCACCTCCAGCACCCGCGGCATGGACCCGGTCGCCTACCTGCGCGCCCGCGGAGTGGGCCTGCCCTGCACCCCGGGCGGCGGCGGCACCCCCGGCACCAACTTCACCACGTGGGGCACCGGTGTCCGGGTCCGCGCCGACGTCCGGCTGAACGCGGCCGTCGTCCGCACCCTCAGCGGTCCGACCCCCGTGTACGTGGACTGCCAGAAGCGCGGCGACCTGGTCAACGCGGAGGGCTACAGCAACGACGCCTGGGCGCACATCCCGGCGTTCGGCGGCTACGTGTCCAACATCTACATCGACCACAAGGACGCCTGGCTGCCGGGGGTTCCGACGTGCCCGTGA